One genomic segment of Salminus brasiliensis chromosome 6, fSalBra1.hap2, whole genome shotgun sequence includes these proteins:
- the tmem81 gene encoding transmembrane protein 81, with protein sequence MSLTCSSTLLAVVAALCWILLHSCSHCNTLNSVNLEIPDTIDTWVITHSSPCSTTCGLGLRIQELCPLAADKANSTTCQVRQVQCLDSWQCGLQTQTAAVGEHLELDCLEEVMETMGPFTFVVSWRYARGIITTDNTLFARHDVPELDKVVLDPVREEDAGTYRCDVRDTSNRKVKRMYKGVRVLSPRVLSLDFAKGLSQWEKPHGLWPNITLVTGKLYPSNTVRRTVLVSFAISLTLAVITFLGLLTFSYWKKSKITTTSHDGLGNL encoded by the coding sequence ATGTCTTTGACCTGCAGCTCTACGCTCCTGGCGGTGGTGGCAGCACTATGCTGGATACTACTTCATTCCTGCAGCCACTGCAACACTTTGAACAGTGTCAACCTGGAGATACCAGACACCATTGACACATGGGTCATCACCCACAGCTCTCCCTGCAGCACCACGTGTGGACTGGGCCTCCGCATCCAGGAGCTCTGCCCTTTGGCAGCAGACAAGGCCAACAGCACAACTTGCCAGGTTCGCCAAGTCCAGTGCTTAGACAGCTGGCAGTGTGGCCTTCAGACTCAAACAGCTGCAGTTGGAGAGCACCTGGAGCTGGACTGTCTGGAGGAAGTGATGGAAACCATGGGCCCCTTTACTTTTGTGGTGTCTTGGCGGTACGCTCGAGGCATCATTACTACCGACAACACTTTGTTTGCTCGACATGACGTCCCAGAACTGGACAAGGTGGTACTGGACCCAGTGAGAGAGGAGGATGCCGGCACATATCGCTGCGACGTGCGGGACACATCCAACCGCAAAGTGAAGAGGATGTATAAAGGAGTGAGGGTTCTATCGCCACGTGTGTTGAGCTTGGACTTTGCGAAGGGGTTGAGTCAGTGGGAGAAACCTCATGGTCTGTGGCCAAATATAACTCTGGTCACTGGGAAACTGTATCCAAGCAACACTGTCCGAAGAACGGTACTCGTCAGCTTCGCCATATCCCTCACCTTGGCTGTGATCACCTTCCTTGGCCTCCTGACTTTTTCTTACTGGAAAAAGTCAAAGATCACCACAACTTCTCATGACGGTTTAGGAAATCTCTGA